A stretch of the Streptomyces sp. NBC_00078 genome encodes the following:
- a CDS encoding DUF4177 domain-containing protein, which produces MSHAYTYEYKVVTFRESLIGDALDSDKLEKVLNKHAEDGWGLKAITSADVKGRIGPGSVEGLLLTFERPRA; this is translated from the coding sequence ATGAGCCACGCCTACACCTACGAGTACAAGGTCGTCACCTTCAGGGAGTCGCTGATCGGTGACGCTCTGGACAGCGACAAGCTGGAGAAGGTCCTCAACAAGCACGCCGAGGACGGCTGGGGCCTCAAGGCGATCACCTCCGCCGACGTCAAGGGCCGCATAGGGCCCGGTTCGGTCGAGGGCTTGCTGCTCACCTTCGAACGGCCCCGCGCCTGA
- a CDS encoding IS1634 family transposase codes for MVEKRLGALPVAAEFLRRLDVAGIVDGLCPSAPSAHLTHGQVIEALVANRLTSPIPLFRVGDWARTWAVEEVLGIEAGLLNDDRLARALDAIAPKLEQLAGTVGARAITEFGIDVSRLHWDMTSMSVHGAYPLEDQDDAFPVIKHGHPKDRRVDLKQVQAGLAVTGDGGIPVHARVFGGGAAEVSQVVGAMKDLQKLAGEREFLLVADSKLVSYPNVAALLAARTAFIAPVPAAQVKDGFYAALDLEAATVVDWVPDRDAGKDPAQREVYRVLEDVHTLNGPRRRDPVLSVRRILVHSTGNAAGQQAARTKRLTRAAEDLDKVQHGAGGRYYNTAEKIAARIGVIAKTRRVASCLRTEIGEDDNGRPTLAWHFDHQVLDDEAAADGWYALLTALTPEQADPGQVLIQYKGQGSVERRYADFKGPLAVTPLFVQHNHRVAALIQVICLALLVFSLIERQVRQALGPEQTMVGLYPDNRRVRPTGRMILYHLSELALRIGNVTDPPTVQITRGVQLHLLDLLGIEVTQTRWPMT; via the coding sequence GTGGTGGAGAAGCGTCTGGGCGCTCTGCCTGTCGCTGCCGAGTTTCTGCGCCGGCTGGACGTGGCGGGGATCGTCGACGGGTTGTGCCCGTCCGCGCCGAGCGCGCACCTGACGCACGGGCAGGTCATCGAGGCGCTGGTCGCGAACCGGCTGACCTCGCCGATACCGCTGTTCCGGGTCGGCGACTGGGCCCGGACCTGGGCGGTGGAGGAGGTCCTGGGCATCGAGGCGGGCTTGCTCAACGACGACCGCCTCGCGCGGGCACTGGATGCGATCGCCCCGAAGCTGGAGCAACTCGCGGGCACGGTCGGCGCGCGGGCGATCACCGAGTTCGGCATCGACGTGTCGCGGTTGCACTGGGACATGACGTCCATGTCCGTCCACGGGGCCTACCCGCTGGAAGATCAGGACGACGCGTTCCCGGTGATCAAGCACGGGCATCCCAAGGACCGCCGGGTGGACCTGAAGCAGGTCCAGGCCGGGCTCGCGGTCACCGGTGACGGCGGCATCCCGGTCCACGCCCGGGTCTTCGGCGGGGGCGCGGCCGAGGTGTCCCAGGTCGTCGGGGCGATGAAGGATCTGCAGAAGCTGGCCGGCGAACGGGAGTTCCTGCTGGTCGCCGATTCCAAGCTGGTTTCCTACCCGAACGTCGCCGCACTGCTGGCAGCCAGGACGGCATTCATCGCCCCGGTCCCGGCGGCTCAGGTCAAGGACGGTTTCTATGCCGCCTTGGACCTGGAGGCCGCCACTGTCGTGGACTGGGTGCCCGACCGCGACGCGGGCAAGGACCCCGCCCAGCGCGAGGTCTACCGGGTACTGGAGGACGTTCACACCCTGAACGGTCCGCGCAGGCGCGACCCGGTCCTGAGCGTTCGCCGAATCCTGGTCCACTCCACCGGCAACGCTGCGGGCCAGCAGGCCGCCCGCACCAAACGCCTCACCCGCGCGGCCGAGGACCTGGACAAGGTCCAGCACGGAGCCGGCGGCAGGTACTACAACACCGCCGAGAAGATCGCGGCCCGTATCGGCGTGATCGCCAAGACCCGGCGGGTTGCCTCCTGCCTGCGCACCGAGATCGGCGAAGACGACAACGGCAGGCCCACCCTGGCCTGGCACTTCGACCATCAGGTCCTGGACGACGAGGCGGCAGCCGACGGCTGGTACGCGCTGCTGACGGCGCTGACCCCCGAGCAGGCCGACCCGGGCCAGGTCCTGATCCAGTACAAGGGCCAGGGATCGGTCGAGCGCCGTTACGCGGACTTCAAGGGCCCCCTGGCGGTCACCCCGCTGTTCGTGCAGCACAACCACCGCGTCGCCGCCCTGATCCAGGTCATCTGCCTGGCCCTGCTGGTCTTCAGCCTGATCGAGCGCCAGGTCAGACAAGCCCTGGGCCCCGAGCAGACGATGGTCGGCCTCTACCCGGACAACCGCCGGGTGCGGCCCACCGGCCGCATGATCCTCTACCACCTGAGCGAACTCGCCCTGCGGATCGGCAACGTCACCGATCCACCCACCGTCCAGATCACCCGAGGAGTCCAACTCCACCTCCTCGACCTCCTCGGCATCGAAGTCACTCAAACCCGCTGGCCAATGACCTGA